From Bos javanicus breed banteng chromosome 5, ARS-OSU_banteng_1.0, whole genome shotgun sequence, the proteins below share one genomic window:
- the ING4 gene encoding inhibitor of growth protein 4 isoform X2 has protein sequence MAAGMYLEHYLDSIENLPFELQRNFQLMRDLDQRTEGMCRVRGPVPNLKAEIDKLASEYMSSARSRSSEEKLALLRQIQEAYGKCKEFGDDKVQLAMQTYEMVDKHIRRLDTDLARFEADLKEKQIESSDYDSSSSKGRTQKEKKAARARSKGKNSDEEAPKAAQKKLKLVRTSPEYGMPSVTFGSVHPSDVLDMPVDPNEPTYCLCHQVSYGEMIGCDNPDCSIEWFHFACVGLTTKPRGKWFCPRCSQERKKK, from the exons GTATTGAAAACCTGCCCTTTGAACTGCAGAGAAACTTCCAGCTCATGAGGGACCTGGACCAAAGAACAGAGGGTATGTGCAGAGTAAGGGGCCCAGTGCCGA ACCTAAAGGCTGAAATTGACAAGTTGGCCAGTGAATATATGAGTAGCGCCCGCAGCCGGAGCTCCGAGGAAAAATTGGCCCTTCTGAGACAGATCCAGGAAGCCTATGGCAAGTGCAAGGAGTTTGGTGATGACAAGGTGCAGCTTGCCATGCAGACCTATGAGATG GTGGACAAACACATTCGGCGACTGGACACAGACCTGGCCCGCTTTGAGGCTGATCTGAAGGAGAAGCAGATTGAGTCAAGTGACTATGACAGCTCTTCCAGCAAAG GTCGGactcaaaaggagaagaaagctgCCCGTGCTCGTTCCAAAGGGAAAAACTCCGACGAAGAAGCCCCCAAGGCCGCCCAGAAGAAGTTAAAACTTGTGCGCAC AAGCCCTGAGTATGGGATGCCCTCAGTGACCTTTGGCAGTGTCCACCCCTCTGATGTGTTGGATATGCCTGTGGATCCCAACGAACCCACCTATTGCCTTTGTCACCAGGTCTCCTACGGGGAGATGATTGGCTGTGACAACCCTGAC TGCTCCATTGAGTGGTTCCACTTTGCCTGTGTGGGGCTGACCACCAAGCCTCGGGGGAAATG GTTTTGCCCACGCTGCTCCCAAGAAcgaaaaaagaaatag
- the ING4 gene encoding inhibitor of growth protein 4 isoform X1, translating to MAAGMYLEHYLDSIENLPFELQRNFQLMRDLDQRTEGMCRVRGPVPNLKAEIDKLASEYMSSARSRSSEEKLALLRQIQEAYGKCKEFGDDKVQLAMQTYEMVDKHIRRLDTDLARFEADLKEKQIESSDYDSSSSKGKKSRTQKEKKAARARSKGKNSDEEAPKAAQKKLKLVRTSPEYGMPSVTFGSVHPSDVLDMPVDPNEPTYCLCHQVSYGEMIGCDNPDCSIEWFHFACVGLTTKPRGKWFCPRCSQERKKK from the exons GTATTGAAAACCTGCCCTTTGAACTGCAGAGAAACTTCCAGCTCATGAGGGACCTGGACCAAAGAACAGAGGGTATGTGCAGAGTAAGGGGCCCAGTGCCGA ACCTAAAGGCTGAAATTGACAAGTTGGCCAGTGAATATATGAGTAGCGCCCGCAGCCGGAGCTCCGAGGAAAAATTGGCCCTTCTGAGACAGATCCAGGAAGCCTATGGCAAGTGCAAGGAGTTTGGTGATGACAAGGTGCAGCTTGCCATGCAGACCTATGAGATG GTGGACAAACACATTCGGCGACTGGACACAGACCTGGCCCGCTTTGAGGCTGATCTGAAGGAGAAGCAGATTGAGTCAAGTGACTATGACAGCTCTTCCAGCAAAGGCAAAAAGA GTCGGactcaaaaggagaagaaagctgCCCGTGCTCGTTCCAAAGGGAAAAACTCCGACGAAGAAGCCCCCAAGGCCGCCCAGAAGAAGTTAAAACTTGTGCGCAC AAGCCCTGAGTATGGGATGCCCTCAGTGACCTTTGGCAGTGTCCACCCCTCTGATGTGTTGGATATGCCTGTGGATCCCAACGAACCCACCTATTGCCTTTGTCACCAGGTCTCCTACGGGGAGATGATTGGCTGTGACAACCCTGAC TGCTCCATTGAGTGGTTCCACTTTGCCTGTGTGGGGCTGACCACCAAGCCTCGGGGGAAATG GTTTTGCCCACGCTGCTCCCAAGAAcgaaaaaagaaatag
- the ING4 gene encoding inhibitor of growth protein 4 isoform X4: MAAGMYLEHYLDSIENLPFELQRNFQLMRDLDQRTEDLKAEIDKLASEYMSSARSRSSEEKLALLRQIQEAYGKCKEFGDDKVQLAMQTYEMVDKHIRRLDTDLARFEADLKEKQIESSDYDSSSSKGKKSRTQKEKKAARARSKGKNSDEEAPKAAQKKLKLVRTSPEYGMPSVTFGSVHPSDVLDMPVDPNEPTYCLCHQVSYGEMIGCDNPDCSIEWFHFACVGLTTKPRGKWFCPRCSQERKKK; the protein is encoded by the exons GTATTGAAAACCTGCCCTTTGAACTGCAGAGAAACTTCCAGCTCATGAGGGACCTGGACCAAAGAACAGAGG ACCTAAAGGCTGAAATTGACAAGTTGGCCAGTGAATATATGAGTAGCGCCCGCAGCCGGAGCTCCGAGGAAAAATTGGCCCTTCTGAGACAGATCCAGGAAGCCTATGGCAAGTGCAAGGAGTTTGGTGATGACAAGGTGCAGCTTGCCATGCAGACCTATGAGATG GTGGACAAACACATTCGGCGACTGGACACAGACCTGGCCCGCTTTGAGGCTGATCTGAAGGAGAAGCAGATTGAGTCAAGTGACTATGACAGCTCTTCCAGCAAAGGCAAAAAGA GTCGGactcaaaaggagaagaaagctgCCCGTGCTCGTTCCAAAGGGAAAAACTCCGACGAAGAAGCCCCCAAGGCCGCCCAGAAGAAGTTAAAACTTGTGCGCAC AAGCCCTGAGTATGGGATGCCCTCAGTGACCTTTGGCAGTGTCCACCCCTCTGATGTGTTGGATATGCCTGTGGATCCCAACGAACCCACCTATTGCCTTTGTCACCAGGTCTCCTACGGGGAGATGATTGGCTGTGACAACCCTGAC TGCTCCATTGAGTGGTTCCACTTTGCCTGTGTGGGGCTGACCACCAAGCCTCGGGGGAAATG GTTTTGCCCACGCTGCTCCCAAGAAcgaaaaaagaaatag
- the ING4 gene encoding inhibitor of growth protein 4 isoform X5 gives MAAGMYLEHYLDSIENLPFELQRNFQLMRDLDQRTEDLKAEIDKLASEYMSSARSRSSEEKLALLRQIQEAYGKCKEFGDDKVQLAMQTYEMVDKHIRRLDTDLARFEADLKEKQIESSDYDSSSSKGRTQKEKKAARARSKGKNSDEEAPKAAQKKLKLVRTSPEYGMPSVTFGSVHPSDVLDMPVDPNEPTYCLCHQVSYGEMIGCDNPDCSIEWFHFACVGLTTKPRGKWFCPRCSQERKKK, from the exons GTATTGAAAACCTGCCCTTTGAACTGCAGAGAAACTTCCAGCTCATGAGGGACCTGGACCAAAGAACAGAGG ACCTAAAGGCTGAAATTGACAAGTTGGCCAGTGAATATATGAGTAGCGCCCGCAGCCGGAGCTCCGAGGAAAAATTGGCCCTTCTGAGACAGATCCAGGAAGCCTATGGCAAGTGCAAGGAGTTTGGTGATGACAAGGTGCAGCTTGCCATGCAGACCTATGAGATG GTGGACAAACACATTCGGCGACTGGACACAGACCTGGCCCGCTTTGAGGCTGATCTGAAGGAGAAGCAGATTGAGTCAAGTGACTATGACAGCTCTTCCAGCAAAG GTCGGactcaaaaggagaagaaagctgCCCGTGCTCGTTCCAAAGGGAAAAACTCCGACGAAGAAGCCCCCAAGGCCGCCCAGAAGAAGTTAAAACTTGTGCGCAC AAGCCCTGAGTATGGGATGCCCTCAGTGACCTTTGGCAGTGTCCACCCCTCTGATGTGTTGGATATGCCTGTGGATCCCAACGAACCCACCTATTGCCTTTGTCACCAGGTCTCCTACGGGGAGATGATTGGCTGTGACAACCCTGAC TGCTCCATTGAGTGGTTCCACTTTGCCTGTGTGGGGCTGACCACCAAGCCTCGGGGGAAATG GTTTTGCCCACGCTGCTCCCAAGAAcgaaaaaagaaatag
- the ING4 gene encoding inhibitor of growth protein 4 isoform X3, translated as MAAGMYLEHYLDSIENLPFELQRNFQLMRDLDQRTEGMCRVRGPVPNLKAEIDKLASEYMSSARSRSSEEKLALLRQIQEAYGKCKEFGDDKVQLAMQTYEMVDKHIRRLDTDLARFEADLKEKQIESSDYDSSSSKGKKSRTQKEKKAARARSKGKNSDEEAPKAAQKKLKLVRTSPEYGMPSVTFGSVHPSDVLDMPVDPNEPTYCLCHQVSYGEMIGCDNPDRHCFSTCAEHSLHPLSQLKGRRMTCWK; from the exons GTATTGAAAACCTGCCCTTTGAACTGCAGAGAAACTTCCAGCTCATGAGGGACCTGGACCAAAGAACAGAGGGTATGTGCAGAGTAAGGGGCCCAGTGCCGA ACCTAAAGGCTGAAATTGACAAGTTGGCCAGTGAATATATGAGTAGCGCCCGCAGCCGGAGCTCCGAGGAAAAATTGGCCCTTCTGAGACAGATCCAGGAAGCCTATGGCAAGTGCAAGGAGTTTGGTGATGACAAGGTGCAGCTTGCCATGCAGACCTATGAGATG GTGGACAAACACATTCGGCGACTGGACACAGACCTGGCCCGCTTTGAGGCTGATCTGAAGGAGAAGCAGATTGAGTCAAGTGACTATGACAGCTCTTCCAGCAAAGGCAAAAAGA GTCGGactcaaaaggagaagaaagctgCCCGTGCTCGTTCCAAAGGGAAAAACTCCGACGAAGAAGCCCCCAAGGCCGCCCAGAAGAAGTTAAAACTTGTGCGCAC AAGCCCTGAGTATGGGATGCCCTCAGTGACCTTTGGCAGTGTCCACCCCTCTGATGTGTTGGATATGCCTGTGGATCCCAACGAACCCACCTATTGCCTTTGTCACCAGGTCTCCTACGGGGAGATGATTGGCTGTGACAACCCTGAC AGACACTGTTTTAGCACATGTGCTGAGCATAGCTTGCATCCTCTGAGTCAGCTAAAAGGCAGGAGGATGACATGCTGGAAGTAG
- the ACRBP gene encoding acrosin-binding protein isoform X1, translated as MRHLAAGSFLSLLRVLLLPLAPAPAQDSASTSTPGSPLSPTEYERFFALLTPTWKAETTCRLRATHGCRNPTLVQLDQYENHGLVPDGAVCSDLPYASWFESFCQFTQYRCSNHVYYAKRVRCSQPVSILSPNTLKEVDSSPEVPPPTTATSPKSSHVTATERQVFQPWPERLNSNVEELLQSSLSLGGQEQGQEPKQEQGQEHKQERGQEHKQEEGQEQEEQEEEQEEEKQEGQGTEEALESVSRLQADPEPKFRSELVSSNPFSFTPRVREVESTPMLMENLQELIRSAQEMNEMNDVYDGETIWRSQSPGSLLQLPHVEALLTLCYSIVENTCVITPTAKAWQYLENEILGFGISVCDSLGRRHLAACTLCDFCSLKLEQCHSEANLQRQQCDSSHKTPFVSPLLASQSMTIGTQIGSLKSGRFYGLDLYGGLRMDFWCARLATKGCEDNRVASWLQTEFLSFQDGDFPTRICDTEYVQYPNYCAFKSQQCMMRNRDRKVSRMRCLQNETYTVLTPDKSEDLVLRWSQEFSTLTLGQAG; from the exons ATGAGGCACCTCGCCGCAGGCTCATTTCTCTCACTCCTGAGGG TGCTGCTCCTGCCTCTGGCACCGGCCCCCGCCCAGGACTCCGCCTCGACCTCCACGCCGGGCAGTCCCCTGTCCCCCACGGAGTATGAGCGCTTCTTCGCACTGCTGACCCCTACCTGGAAGGCGGAGACCACCTGCCGGCTCCGCGCCACCCACGGTTGCCGGAACCCCACCCTCGTCCAGCTAGACCAGTATGAAAACCACGGCCTGGTGCCGGACG GCGCAGTCTGCTCTGACCTCCCTTATGCCTCCTGGTTTGAGTCCTTCTGCCAGTTCACCCAATACCGTTGTTCCAACCATGTCTACTACGCCAAG AGGGTCCGGTGCTCCCAGCCAGTCTCCATCCTCTCACCCAATACCCTCAAGGAGGTGGACAGTTCACCTGAAGTGCCGCCACCTACCACGGCGACCTCCCCCAAGTCCTCCCACGTCACAG CCACCGAACGACAGGTCTTCCAGCCCTGGCCCGAGCGGTTGAACAGCAATGTGGAGGAGCTGCTCCAGTCCTCCTTGTCCTTGGGCGGCCAGGAGCAAGGGCAGGAGCCCAAACAGGAGCAGGGGCAGGAGCACAAGCAGGAGCGGGGGCAGGAGCACAAGCAGGAGGAAGGGCAGGAGcaagaggagcaggaggaggagcaggaggaggagaagcaggagggCCAGGGCACAGAGGAGGCGCTGGAGTCGGTGTCTAGGCTGCAGGCAGACCCAGAGCCCAAGTTTCGGTCTGAACTTGTGTCCTCCAACCCTTTCTCCTTCACTCCCCGGGTGCGGGAAGTGGAGTCTACTCCCATGTTGATGGAGAACCTCCAGGAGCTTATCCGATCGGCGCAGGagatgaatgaaatgaatgatgTGTATGATGGGGAGACCATCTGGAGATCCCAGAGCCCCGGCAG CCTGCTACAGCTGCCCCACGTGGAGGCCTTGCTGACCCTGTGCTACTCGATTGTGGAGAACACCTGCGTCATAACCCCGACAGCCAAGGCCTGGCAGTACTTGGAAAATGAGATCCTTGGTTTTGGGATATCG GTCTGTGACAGTCTGGGGCGGCGACACTTAGCTGCGTGTACCCTCTGTGACTTCTGCTCACTGAAGCTGGAGCAGTGCCACTCGGAGGCCAACCTGCAGCGACAGCAGTGCGACAGCTCCCACAAAACACCCTTTGTCAGCCCCCTGCTTGCCTCCCAGAGCATGACCATTGGCACCCAG ATAGGGAGCCTGAAATCGGGCCGCTTTTACGGGCTGGACTTGTACGGCGGGCTGCGCATGGACTTCTGGTGTGCCAGGCTGGCCACTAAGGGCTGCGAAGACAACCGAGTGGCCAGCTGGCTCCAGACTGAGTTCCTGAGCTTCCAGGATGGAGACTTCCCCACCAGG ATCTGTGACACGGAATATGTGCAGTACCCCAACTACTGTGCCTTCAAAAGCCAGCAGTGTATGATGAGAAACAGGGACCGGAAG GTGTCCCGCATGAGATGTCTGCAGAATGAGACGTACACCGTCCTGACTCCGGACAAGAGCGAGGACCTCGTGCTTCGATGGAGCCAGGAGTTTAGCACCTTGACCCTTGGCCAAGCTGGATGA
- the ACRBP gene encoding acrosin-binding protein isoform X2: MRHLAAGSFLSLLRVLLLPLAPAPAQDSASTSTPGSPLSPTEYERFFALLTPTWKAETTCRLRATHGCRNPTLVQLDQYENHGLVPDGAVCSDLPYASWFESFCQFTQYRCSNHVYYAKRVRCSQPVSILSPNTLKEVDSSPEVPPPTTATSPKSSHVTATERQVFQPWPERLNSNVEELLQSSLSLGGQEQGQEPKQEQGQEHKQERGQEHKQEEGQEQEEQEEEQEEEKQEGQGTEEALESVSRLQADPEPKFRSELVSSNPFSFTPRVREVESTPMLMENLQELIRSAQEMNEMNDVYDGETIWRSQSPGSLLQLPHVEALLTLCYSIVENTCVITPTAKAWQYLENEILGFGISVCDSLGRRHLAACTLCDFCSLKLEQCHSEANLQRQQCDSSHKTPFVSPLLASQSMTIGTQICDTEYVQYPNYCAFKSQQCMMRNRDRKVSRMRCLQNETYTVLTPDKSEDLVLRWSQEFSTLTLGQAG; this comes from the exons ATGAGGCACCTCGCCGCAGGCTCATTTCTCTCACTCCTGAGGG TGCTGCTCCTGCCTCTGGCACCGGCCCCCGCCCAGGACTCCGCCTCGACCTCCACGCCGGGCAGTCCCCTGTCCCCCACGGAGTATGAGCGCTTCTTCGCACTGCTGACCCCTACCTGGAAGGCGGAGACCACCTGCCGGCTCCGCGCCACCCACGGTTGCCGGAACCCCACCCTCGTCCAGCTAGACCAGTATGAAAACCACGGCCTGGTGCCGGACG GCGCAGTCTGCTCTGACCTCCCTTATGCCTCCTGGTTTGAGTCCTTCTGCCAGTTCACCCAATACCGTTGTTCCAACCATGTCTACTACGCCAAG AGGGTCCGGTGCTCCCAGCCAGTCTCCATCCTCTCACCCAATACCCTCAAGGAGGTGGACAGTTCACCTGAAGTGCCGCCACCTACCACGGCGACCTCCCCCAAGTCCTCCCACGTCACAG CCACCGAACGACAGGTCTTCCAGCCCTGGCCCGAGCGGTTGAACAGCAATGTGGAGGAGCTGCTCCAGTCCTCCTTGTCCTTGGGCGGCCAGGAGCAAGGGCAGGAGCCCAAACAGGAGCAGGGGCAGGAGCACAAGCAGGAGCGGGGGCAGGAGCACAAGCAGGAGGAAGGGCAGGAGcaagaggagcaggaggaggagcaggaggaggagaagcaggagggCCAGGGCACAGAGGAGGCGCTGGAGTCGGTGTCTAGGCTGCAGGCAGACCCAGAGCCCAAGTTTCGGTCTGAACTTGTGTCCTCCAACCCTTTCTCCTTCACTCCCCGGGTGCGGGAAGTGGAGTCTACTCCCATGTTGATGGAGAACCTCCAGGAGCTTATCCGATCGGCGCAGGagatgaatgaaatgaatgatgTGTATGATGGGGAGACCATCTGGAGATCCCAGAGCCCCGGCAG CCTGCTACAGCTGCCCCACGTGGAGGCCTTGCTGACCCTGTGCTACTCGATTGTGGAGAACACCTGCGTCATAACCCCGACAGCCAAGGCCTGGCAGTACTTGGAAAATGAGATCCTTGGTTTTGGGATATCG GTCTGTGACAGTCTGGGGCGGCGACACTTAGCTGCGTGTACCCTCTGTGACTTCTGCTCACTGAAGCTGGAGCAGTGCCACTCGGAGGCCAACCTGCAGCGACAGCAGTGCGACAGCTCCCACAAAACACCCTTTGTCAGCCCCCTGCTTGCCTCCCAGAGCATGACCATTGGCACCCAG ATCTGTGACACGGAATATGTGCAGTACCCCAACTACTGTGCCTTCAAAAGCCAGCAGTGTATGATGAGAAACAGGGACCGGAAG GTGTCCCGCATGAGATGTCTGCAGAATGAGACGTACACCGTCCTGACTCCGGACAAGAGCGAGGACCTCGTGCTTCGATGGAGCCAGGAGTTTAGCACCTTGACCCTTGGCCAAGCTGGATGA
- the LPAR5 gene encoding lysophosphatidic acid receptor 5, translating to MQANSSAKSLPTECPDYQPIHHLHLVVYSVVLAAGLPLNALALWVFLRALRVHSVVSVYMCNLAASDLLFTLSLPLRLSYYARHYWPFPDFLCQLAGAVFQMNMYGSCIFLTLINVDRYAAIVHPLRLRHLRRPRVARLLCLGVWALILVFAVPTILAHQPSSCARDGRNVSLCFESFSDKLWKGSLLPLLLLAEALGFLLPLAAVVYSSGRVFWTLARPDATRSQRRRKTVRLLLASLVIFLLCFVPYNATLAVYGLLRGEVVPASSEARKKVRGVLMVMVLLAGANCVLDPLVYYFSAEGFRNTLRGLRAPLRDRTLAANGAQEALAEPLTETAHASTLTTTSQGQLQPSDPRSSFTPSHEDSSF from the coding sequence ATGCAAGCCAACTCCTCGGCCAAGTCTCTTCCCACCGAGTGCCCGGACTACCAGCCCATCCATCATTTGCATCTGGTGGTCTACAGCGTGGTGCTGGCGGCCGGGCTCCCCCTCAACGCGCTGGCCCTCTGGGTCTTCCTGCGCGCGCTGCGCGTGCATTCGGTGGTGAGCGTGTACATGTGCAACCTGGCGGCCAGCGACCTGCTCTTCACCCTCTCCTTGCCCTTGCGCCTGTCCTACTACGCGCGGCACTACTGGCCCTTCCCGGACTTTTTGTGCCAGCTGGCGGGCGCCGTCTTTCAGATGAACATGTACGGCAGCTGCATCTTCCTGACGCTCATCAACGTGGACCGCTACGCCGCCATCGTGCACCCGCTGCGGCTGCGCCACCTGCGGCGGCCTCGCGTGGCGCGGCTGCTCTGCCTGGGCGTGTGGGCGCTCATCCTGGTGTTCGCCGTGCCCACCATCCTGGCGCACCAGCCCTCGTCCTGCGCCAGAGACGGCCGCAACGTGTCCCTCTGCTTCGAGAGCTTCAGCGACAAGTTGTGGAAGGGCAGCCTACTGCCGCTCTTGCTGTTGGCCGAGGCGCTGGGCTTCCTGCTGCCCCTGGCGGCCGTGGTCTACTCGTCGGGCCGCGTCTTCTGGACCCTGGCGCGGCCCGACGCCACGCGGAGCCAGCGGCGGCGGAAGACGGTGCGCCTCCTGCTGGCGAGCCTGGTCATCTTCCTGCTGTGCTTCGTGCCCTACAACGCCACGCTGGCCGTGTACGGGCTGCTACGCGGCGAGGTGGTGCCCGCCAGCTCCGAGGCGCGCAAGAAGGTGCGCGGGGTGCTGATGGTCATGGTGCTGCTGGCCGGTGCCAACTGCGTGCTCGACCCCCTCGTGTACTACTTTAGCGCGGAGGGCTTCCGCAACACCCTGCGAGGCCTGAGAGCCCCGCTCCGGGACAGGACCTTGGCCGCCAACGGGGCTCAGGAGGCGCTCGCTGAACCGCTCACCGAGACTGCCCACGCCTCTACTCTGACCACAACCAGCCAGGGGCAGCTCCAGCCCTCCGATCCCCGGTCATCCTTCACCCCATCCCACGAGGATTCGTCCTTCTGA